The window CGCCGTCCGCCCGCCGCGCGGCCTCGAGCGCCGCGTCGGGAAGCACCGTGATGTAGGCGCGGAGCCGCGCGTCGAAGCGCTCGATGCGCGCGAGGTAAAGCCGCGCCAGCTCGACCGCCGACACGCGCTTCTCGGCGACGAGGCGAGCGAGCGCCGCCGCGCCGAGAAACGCGAGGTCGTCCGGCTCCGCGGTCATCGGCCCCGGGGCTCGTCCGGCAGGACCGGGCCCGGCTCCACCGTGTCGAGCGGGAGCCCGGCGAGCGGCGCCAGGGCCTCGAGGAGCGCGTTCAGCCGGTGGGTGACCTCGGCGACGTCCTCGGGCGCGGCGGGCAGGCCGAGCGCCGCGGCCAGCGCGGCCACCTCCTCCGTCGTCAGCTCAGGCACGCGTGCCCTCGAGCCTGAAGTGAGCTTCGGTCGTCCGCCCCGTGCGGCCGTTGATCGGCAGGATGTCCTGCGGGCAGGCCGAGAAGGCGATCACGAGGTCCATCTCGGCGCGGAACACGACGTAGCTTCCGGGCGTGGACACGGGCTCGCCCCAGGCGAGACGCCCGTCCGCCGTCCACGGGATGTTCATGAACAGGTTGAGCGAGGGCGGAGTCGCCGGGATCGTGAGGCCGAGCTCGGCGAGCGCCGCGTGCAGGTTGTCCCGGCAGTTGTCGTGATGGCCCGTGACGCCCAGCAGGCCGTAGCGCTGCCGGTCGCAGGGCGCCATGAGCGTGTCGTGCGCGCACCGGGACGTGTCGTCGACCAGCGTCAGGATCGGGCGCCGCCGGTTCGTGACGAACGCGTCGCCGACGGCGGCGGCGAGCTTCATGAACGACGCCCGGCTCGCCTCCATGGACATCCACTCGGTCACCTCGCGCGCGTCGAAGGCCCACGCGTCGACCACCTGCGTGCCGTGCGTGTTGACGATCCTGATGCGCTGCCCGGCGCCGACCCGCGCCGCCTTCCCGCGCCGCGCCGGGATCGTGATGAGGTCATCACCCATCATCCGTCCCTCGTGTTCGCGCGCCGGCTTCGCCGGCGCCACGATCTGGGGGAGGCTCGGAGGGGGCCGTCGAGGCCCCCTTCGACGTGAGCCCGTGGCCGCCGCGATAGTCCGCGGGCCGCGGCGGGACCCAGCCGGCGAGCAGCTCCGGCGCGGGCTCCCAGATCTCCACGCCGAGCGGGCGGCAGGTGGCGAGCGGGTCGCCCGCGGCGGGCCCCCACACCGGCACCGAGAGATCGCCGTGCGGGCACACCGAGATCGCGCAGAGCACGTCGATCTCGGCGAAGAACTCGAGGAAGTCGCCCGCCTTCGCCGGGCTCGGCTTGACCCAGTAGCGACCCTCGGCCGTGAGGCCGGTGACCTGGAAGACGTTGAGCACGTCGTGCACGTCGAACTCGGTGAGGCGGTACGGCGCCACCGCGCGCACGAGGTTGCTGTGGCAGCAGAGATCGAACTCCTCACCGTTGAGGAGCTTGTGCACGTAGGGGTCGCAGCGGGTGCCGAGCAGGTCGTGGCAGCCGCCGCCGTCCGCGTCGCGTCCGTAGCGCACGCTGTCGCCGGTGATCGTCAGCATCGGCCGGAGGTACGGCAGGCACGACCAGAGCCGGTCGAAGGTCGAGAGGTGCGCCTGGTGGAGCTGGCGCGTGCGCGAGGCCCAGAACCGCTCGCGCGGATTGGCGAGGCTCCAGACGTTGAGGTCCGCCACCTGCGGGCCCTCGACGGCGACGATGCGGAAGAGCCGGCCGGCGCGCACGGGCCATGCCCGGCCCGAACGCCTGGGGACGACGAACCGCTCGACGAGCGTACGCTTGCCGGTCTCGCGCGCGAGGCGCGCGTAGAAGTCGCGGTCGACCTCGAGGGGCGAGCCGGGTTTCGCCTCGTAGATCACGCGGGGTCGTGAAATGTCCTCACCTCCCGGCGCCGCTGTTGACAATGGACAGCGGCCATAGTCTGATACCGGCCACCGACCGGGACAGCATCATAGCGCCGATCAGGGAGGACCAGCCATGAGACTCGGGCGCATCGCCACCGTCACGCTCGCTCTCGTCGCCGTCGTCGTCGTGGGCTTCACGACGGGCGCCGACCCCCAGCCGTGCCCGAAGGGGAAGCTGCGCATCTACACCTCGTGGCCGATGCAGGGGGCGATGATCCCCGAGGGCACGGGCATGAAGAACGGCGTCGACCTCGCGGTGTCCGAGATCGGGGGCGTGGTGGCGGGCTACTGCCTGGAGGTCGTCAACCTGGACGACGCGTCCGCGCAGACGGGCAAGTGGGACGGCGCCGTGGAGGCCGAGAACGCGAACAAGGCCGTCGGCGACGCCCTGGCGATGGTGTACATCGGCACCTATAACTCCGGCGCCGCGAAGGTCTCGATCCCCATCAACAACCGCGCCCACCTGGCCCAGATCACGCCGGCCAACACCTATCCGGGGCTGACGAAGAAGCGCGGCGCGGCGCCCGGCGAGCCGGAGATCTACCGGCCGATGGGCTTCGTGAACTACTTCCGGCCGGTGCCCGCCGACGACATCCAGGGCGCCGTCGGCGCCAAGTGGGCCAAGCGCCTGGGCGCCAAGAAGGTCTACATCCTCAACGACCAGGAGCTGTACGGCAAGGGCATCGCTGACGTCTTCGAAGCGACCGCCAAGCGGATCGGGCTCCCGGTCGTCGCCAACGAGGGCATCGACTGGAAGCAGCCCGACCAGAAGCCGGTGCTGACCAAGATCCGCGCGTCGGGCGCGGACCTCATCTACATGGGCGGCGTCATCGAGACCGGCGCTCAGGTCATCATCAGACAGATGAAGGAGGTCGGCCTCGTCGCGCCGCGCGTCCGCTTCGTGGGGCCGGACGGGCTTCTCGAGGAGGAGCTGCTGAAGGGCGCCACGTGCGACGCCGCGCTCGCCGCGGAGATGCGGGTCACCTTCGCCGGTCTGCCGTTCGAGAAGATGCGGGGCGTCGGAGCCAAGACCTACGAGACCTACAAGGCGAAGTTCGGGAAGGAGCCGACGTCGTACGCCCTCTATGCCGTCGAGGCGGCGCGTGTGGCCATCGACGGGATCCGGCGGGCGGCGGCGGCGATCGAGCGGGCCAAGGACGTCGCCGAGAAGCGCGAGGCCGTGCGCAAGGCGATCGCCTCCATCAAGAACTTCGACGGCATCAACGGCAAGTGGAGCTTCGACGAGAACGGCGACGTCGACTACGAGACGATGTCCGGCTTCAAGGTGGTGAAGGCGGACACGCCGATCGGCTGCAAGTTCCAGTTCGAGACCATCCTCGAGTAGCCCCGCCGGAGCACGCGGAATGCCGAGGAGCGCCACGGCTCCGCCGGGGCGCGACGAGCCTCCCTGGGGGGTTTGGGGGGCCATTTCGGGGCCCCCCATCTAAATGGAGTGGTGGGAGGTCCTCGTCCAGCAGACGATCAACGGTCTCACCCGCGGCGCCGTCTTCGCGCTGATCGCGCTCGGCTACACCATGGTGTACGGCATCATCGAGCTGATCAACTTCGCCCACGGCGACGTCTTCATGCTGGGACTCTTCATCTCGCTCTCGTGGTTCACGCTCCTCGGGGTGACGAAGACGCTGACCGGCTGGCAGCTCGTGACGATCCTCCCGCTCGTGTTCGTCCTGACGATGCTCAGCACGGCGGCCCTCAACGTCGCGATCGACCGCCTGGCCTACCGGCCGCTCCGGCGCTCCACGCGGCTCGCCCCCCTGATCACGGCCATCGGCGTGTCGTTCATGCTCGAGAACGCGGCGCTCCTCTGGAAGGGGCCCGCGCCCATCGCCTACCCGGACGTGTTCCCGTCCGTGGAGATCCTGCGCGAGTGGTTCGGCGTGGACTCGGCCGTCTTCATCACCACCAAGGACCTGCTCGTCGTGGGGGCGACGATCCCGCTGATGCTGGCCCTCCACTACTTCGTGACGCGGACCACGTGGGGCAAGGCCATGCGCGCCACGGCCCAGGACCGCGAGACGGCGCAGGCGATGGGCATCGACGTCGAGCGCACGATCCTGATGACGTTCTTCATCGGCGGCGCGCTGGCCGGCGCGGCCGGGCTGATCCAGGGCATGTACTACAACATCGGCCAGTGGTGGATGGGCTACCAGGCGGGCCTGCGCGCGTTCACCGCGGCCGTGCTCGGCGGCATCGGCAACATGCCGGGGGCCGCGCTCGGCGGCTTCTTCATCGGATTCCTGTCGGCGTGGAGTGACCAGTACATCTCCGCCCGCTGGACCAACGCGATCGTCTTCTCGATCCTGATCCTCGTCCTCGTCTTTCGGCCCCACGGTCTCCTGGGCGAGCGGACGCCGGAGAAGCTGTGAGCCGCGCGCTCGCCTCCGCCGCGCTCGTGGCCGGCCTCGTCGTCTACCCGTTCGCCGATCGGGCGCTCGGGCTCCAGACCGTGCACGCGGTCTCCGACGGGATGATCTACGTCCTCCTCGCCCTCGGGCTCAACATCGTGGTCGGCTACGCGGGCCTGCTCGACCTCGGCTACGCGGCGTTCTTCGCCATCGGCGCCTATTCCATGGGGCTCCTCAACTCGCCGGTGCTCGGCTCACCGCTCTACGGGCACGCGTGGAGCTTCTGGCTCTGCATCTGGCTCGCCGCCGCGGTCTCGGCGCTCCTCGGCGTCGTGATCGGCGCGCCGACGCTCCGCGTGCGCGGCGACTACCTCGCGATCATCACGCTCGGCTTCGGCGAGATCATCCCGGTGGCGATCCGCAACCTCGGCGACATCACGATCGAGATCGGGGGCTGGCGGCCGATCGAGCGGCTGAACCTGACCGGCGGCGAGAACGGCGTGAACCCGATCGGCCGACCGTACCTGCCCGGCGTCCCCTTCGAGACCGACCCGGTGCCGTGGTACTTCCTGATCCTCGTCATCGGCGCGGCCTCGCTCTGGGCGATGAACCGGCTCCGCGACTCGCGCCTCGGCCGCGCCTGGATGGCCATCCGCGAGGACGAGACCGCCGCCGACTGCACGGGCGTCAACCCGGTCTCGACGAAGCTCCTCGCGTTCGCGCTCGGCGCTTCCTTCTCGGGGTTCGCGGGATCCGTGTACGCCGCGAAGCTCCAGGCGATCACGCCGGGCGCGTTCGAGTTCCAGGTGTCGATCATGCTCCTCTGCATGGTCGTCCTCGGCGGCGCCGGCAGCCTGAAGGGCGTGATCCTGGGCGGGATGCTCATCACCCTCTTCGACCGCGTCGTGCTCGCGGAGACCACGTTCTTCGTGCGCTGGGTCGGGCGGACCACGGGCGTCCCCGCCCTCGTGGCCGCCGACCTCACCCTCTGGCGGTGGCTCTTCTTCGGCCTCGGGCTGGTCCTCGTGATGCTGCTGCGGCCCGAGGGCCTCGCCGGCCGCCGGGTGCGTCCGGCGCCGGCCGCCGACGACGACGCGGACGACGCGACCCTCGCCGACGGCGCGCCGGCGCCCCGCGTCGACGCGCTCCCGGGATGGCTGCGCGAGCGCATGCGGCGCGGCGGTCACGCGTCCGAGCCGACACCGATCCTCGAGGTGCGGGGCCTGACCCGGCGCTTCGGCGGCGTCGTCGCTCTGAACGGCGTCGACCTCGTCATCCCGCGCGGCGCGATCGTCGGGCTCATCGGCCCGAACGGCGCGGGCAAGACGACGTTCTTCAACGCGGTGACGGGCCTCCTCCGGCCCGATGGCGGCCGCATCGCGTTCGAGGGGGCGAGCCTCGTCGGGCTCCGCCCGAACGCGATCGTCGCCCGCGGCATCGCGCGCACGTTCCAGTCGATCCGGCTCTTCCAGAACATGACCGTGCTCGAGAACGTGCTGGTGGGCGGCCACTGCCGGCTTCACGCCACGGTCCCCGGCGCCGTGCTCCGGCCGCCGGCCGTCGTCGCCGAGGAGGCCCGCGCGCGCACCCAGGCCCGCGAGCTGCTCGACTTCGTCGGCCTCGGCGGCAAGGCCGACGACCTCGCGCGGAACCTGCCCTACGGCGACCAGCGGCGCCTGGAGATCGCCCGCGCGCTCGCAACCGAGCCGGGGCTCCTCCTGCTCGACGAGCCCTCGGCGGGCATGAACCCGCGCGAGGCCGAGACGCTGACCGACCTGATCGAGCTGCTGCGGCGGGAGCTGGGACTGTCAGTGCTCCTGATCGAGCACCACATGGAGGTCGTCATGGGGATCTCCGACCGGATCACCGTCCTCGACTACGGCACGCGCATCGCCGAGGGCACGCCGGCCGAGATCCAGCGCCATCCCGCGGTGATCGAGGCCTACCTCGGCCGGGGCTACGAGCAGGACCTCGCC is drawn from Candidatus Methylomirabilota bacterium and contains these coding sequences:
- a CDS encoding urea carboxylase-associated family protein; amino-acid sequence: MGDDLITIPARRGKAARVGAGQRIRIVNTHGTQVVDAWAFDAREVTEWMSMEASRASFMKLAAAVGDAFVTNRRRPILTLVDDTSRCAHDTLMAPCDRQRYGLLGVTGHHDNCRDNLHAALAELGLTIPATPPSLNLFMNIPWTADGRLAWGEPVSTPGSYVVFRAEMDLVIAFSACPQDILPINGRTGRTTEAHFRLEGTRA
- a CDS encoding branched-chain amino acid ABC transporter ATP-binding protein/permease gives rise to the protein MSRALASAALVAGLVVYPFADRALGLQTVHAVSDGMIYVLLALGLNIVVGYAGLLDLGYAAFFAIGAYSMGLLNSPVLGSPLYGHAWSFWLCIWLAAAVSALLGVVIGAPTLRVRGDYLAIITLGFGEIIPVAIRNLGDITIEIGGWRPIERLNLTGGENGVNPIGRPYLPGVPFETDPVPWYFLILVIGAASLWAMNRLRDSRLGRAWMAIREDETAADCTGVNPVSTKLLAFALGASFSGFAGSVYAAKLQAITPGAFEFQVSIMLLCMVVLGGAGSLKGVILGGMLITLFDRVVLAETTFFVRWVGRTTGVPALVAADLTLWRWLFFGLGLVLVMLLRPEGLAGRRVRPAPAADDDADDATLADGAPAPRVDALPGWLRERMRRGGHASEPTPILEVRGLTRRFGGVVALNGVDLVIPRGAIVGLIGPNGAGKTTFFNAVTGLLRPDGGRIAFEGASLVGLRPNAIVARGIARTFQSIRLFQNMTVLENVLVGGHCRLHATVPGAVLRPPAVVAEEARARTQARELLDFVGLGGKADDLARNLPYGDQRRLEIARALATEPGLLLLDEPSAGMNPREAETLTDLIELLRRELGLSVLLIEHHMEVVMGISDRITVLDYGTRIAEGTPAEIQRHPAVIEAYLGRGYEQDLAARDRAR
- a CDS encoding amidase (catalyzes the hydrolysis of a monocarboxylic acid amid to form a monocarboxylate and ammonia) gives rise to the protein MTAEPDDLAFLGAAALARLVAEKRVSAVELARLYLARIERFDARLRAYITVLPDAALEAARRADG
- a CDS encoding branched-chain amino acid ABC transporter permease — translated: MEWWEVLVQQTINGLTRGAVFALIALGYTMVYGIIELINFAHGDVFMLGLFISLSWFTLLGVTKTLTGWQLVTILPLVFVLTMLSTAALNVAIDRLAYRPLRRSTRLAPLITAIGVSFMLENAALLWKGPAPIAYPDVFPSVEILREWFGVDSAVFITTKDLLVVGATIPLMLALHYFVTRTTWGKAMRATAQDRETAQAMGIDVERTILMTFFIGGALAGAAGLIQGMYYNIGQWWMGYQAGLRAFTAAVLGGIGNMPGAALGGFFIGFLSAWSDQYISARWTNAIVFSILILVLVFRPHGLLGERTPEKL
- a CDS encoding DUF1989 domain-containing protein, producing the protein MIYEAKPGSPLEVDRDFYARLARETGKRTLVERFVVPRRSGRAWPVRAGRLFRIVAVEGPQVADLNVWSLANPRERFWASRTRQLHQAHLSTFDRLWSCLPYLRPMLTITGDSVRYGRDADGGGCHDLLGTRCDPYVHKLLNGEEFDLCCHSNLVRAVAPYRLTEFDVHDVLNVFQVTGLTAEGRYWVKPSPAKAGDFLEFFAEIDVLCAISVCPHGDLSVPVWGPAAGDPLATCRPLGVEIWEPAPELLAGWVPPRPADYRGGHGLTSKGASTAPSEPPPDRGAGEAGARTRGTDDG
- a CDS encoding branched-chain amino acid ABC transporter substrate-binding protein, giving the protein MRLGRIATVTLALVAVVVVGFTTGADPQPCPKGKLRIYTSWPMQGAMIPEGTGMKNGVDLAVSEIGGVVAGYCLEVVNLDDASAQTGKWDGAVEAENANKAVGDALAMVYIGTYNSGAAKVSIPINNRAHLAQITPANTYPGLTKKRGAAPGEPEIYRPMGFVNYFRPVPADDIQGAVGAKWAKRLGAKKVYILNDQELYGKGIADVFEATAKRIGLPVVANEGIDWKQPDQKPVLTKIRASGADLIYMGGVIETGAQVIIRQMKEVGLVAPRVRFVGPDGLLEEELLKGATCDAALAAEMRVTFAGLPFEKMRGVGAKTYETYKAKFGKEPTSYALYAVEAARVAIDGIRRAAAAIERAKDVAEKREAVRKAIASIKNFDGINGKWSFDENGDVDYETMSGFKVVKADTPIGCKFQFETILE